Proteins encoded by one window of Candidatus Nomurabacteria bacterium:
- a CDS encoding ABC transporter ATP-binding protein — MIETKQLTKTFQSGAGPVTALRNIDIRVETGEFIAITGRSGSGKSTLLYQLGLLDHPTSGTIFIDSIATNDLSSHERTEFRLAHLGYVFQDYAILPSLTALENVSLPLLMQGAATSEAMLASEQALERVGLGNRLHSLPSQLSGGQQQRVAIARAIAHNPKIIFADEPTANLDSETSRAVLDAFIDLHKEGQTIIMVTHEDEYAHLANRIITLRDGEVVAIEKNS; from the coding sequence ATGATCGAAACAAAACAATTAACTAAAACATTTCAAAGTGGTGCAGGTCCTGTTACTGCGCTTCGAAATATTGATATTCGGGTCGAGACTGGAGAATTTATTGCTATTACCGGCCGATCTGGATCAGGGAAAAGTACACTCTTGTATCAGTTAGGACTATTAGATCATCCAACAAGTGGCACAATTTTTATTGACAGTATTGCCACTAATGATCTTTCAAGTCATGAGCGAACAGAATTTCGTCTTGCACATTTGGGCTATGTCTTTCAAGACTATGCAATATTACCTTCGCTCACTGCACTTGAGAATGTGAGTTTACCACTTTTGATGCAAGGTGCTGCAACATCCGAAGCGATGCTTGCTTCCGAGCAGGCGCTTGAACGAGTTGGTCTTGGTAATCGCTTGCACAGTTTACCGTCACAATTATCGGGAGGTCAGCAGCAGCGAGTCGCTATTGCGCGAGCGATTGCGCATAATCCAAAAATTATTTTTGCTGATGAGCCGACTGCAAACTTAGACAGCGAAACGTCTCGAGCCGTGCTTGATGCTTTTATAGATTTACACAAAGAAGGGCAGACCATTATTATGGTTACCCACGAAGATGAGTATGCCCATTTGGCTAATCGGATTATTACGCTCCGCGATGGGGAAGTTGTTGCTATCGAGAAAAATAGTTAA